GCAAAAGCTTTTTGACAGTAACTTCTTGTCTTATGGTTGAAACAAGTTTTGTGTAAATGATGTAAACTTCATGAACTTCACCGGTATAATATTTTTTCACAATCTTTTGCGAAATGAGTCTTGCAAACTTTACAGAAACAGACTGTGTTTGATAATTAAAATCTTCCTCAACTTGATATCCATGACGAACTAAAAAGTTTCGACCTACTACACCGATAGGAAAAAACGTCACATCTGCTTCTTTCGCTAAATTTTCATATAAGCTGATTGTACTTCTCAGAACGTTTGCATTATACCCACCACATAATCCTTTGTCGCCACTGATAACTATAAGTCCTATTTTCTTCTTCCCCTCTTTATACGACCCTTCAAAAAGAATGTGCGGGGTTTTTATTCCATGTAAAATCAGATCTTTCATAAACTCATTTACCTTTTCAAAATAAGGTCTTGTGCTATCGAGTCTATCTCTGAGCCTTTTCACCTTTGATGCAGAGATAAGATACATTGCCCTTGTTATCTTTTTTGTTTCATTGACACTTCTGATCCTTGATTTTATCCATCTTGTTTTGTTCGCCATCTTGTAATCTCACCTACTTGTTACTCTTAAATCTCTCTTTTATCTCTACTATGACCTTCTTCAAAAGCTCTTCTGTTTCAGGTGTCAAATCCTTTGTCTCTTTTATAGAATCAAATATCTGGGGATAGTTTGCTGATATATACTGTACAAGCTTCTCATTAAATTCCCTGACCTTTGAAACTTCTATATCCATCAGATAACCATTTATTGCACTGTACAAAATCACCACCTGATGCCATACAGGAAGCGGCTTGTACTGTGGCTGTTTTAACGTCTCTACAATTCTTTGTCCCTGAGCAAGCCTTTCTCGCGTTGACTTATCAAGTTCTGAACCAAACTGAGCAAAAGCCTCAAGCTCACGGTACTGAGCAAGATCAAGCCTTAACCTTCCTGCAACCTTTTTCATAGCTTTTGTCTGAGCTTTCCCACCAACTCTTGACACTGATATTCCAGCATTTATCGCAGGTCTTACCCCTGCGTAGAATAATTCACTTTCAAGGTATATCTGCCCATCTGTAATTGAAATGACATTTGTAGGAATATATGCTGAAACGTCACCTGCTTGAGTTTCTATTATTGGCAGTGCGGTAAGAGATCCGCCTCCACGCTGAGCATTCAGTTTTGCCGCTCTTTCCAAAAGTCTTGAATGTAAGTAAAACACATCACCAGGATAAGCTTCTCTTCCAGGTGGACGTCTTAGTAAAAGAGACATTGCCCTGTATGCAACAGCGTGTTTAGAAAGGTCATCGTATATAATGAGTGCGTCTTTGCCCGACTCCATAAACTCTTCTCCCATCGCGCAACCTGCGTATGGAGCTAAGAATTGAAGAGGAGCAGAATCACTTGCAGTTGCACTAACAACAATGGTATAATCCATCGCACCGTATTCTTTTAAGGTATTGACTATCTGAGCAACTGTAGAGGCCTTTTGCCCAATTGCCACATAGATGCAATAAACACCCTGATCTTTCTGGTTTATAATCGTATCTATTGCAATTGCAGTTTTACCCGTTTGCCTATCACCAATTATAAGCTCTCTTTGCCCTCTTCCTATAGGAATCATAGCGTCAATAGCCATTATACCTGTCTGAAGAGGCGTGTTAACAGGTTCTCTTTCTATTACGCCAGGTGCTATTCTTTCTACTGGTCTAAACTTTTTGGCATTGATGGGCCCAAGACCATCTATAGGTTGTCCCAGAGCGTTTACAACTCTTCCTAAAAGTTCTTCTCCTACAGGCACCTCAACAACTCTACCTGTCCTTTTTACAATGGTACCTTCCTTTATTTCTTTATCATTTCCAAGTA
The sequence above is drawn from the Caldicellulosiruptor bescii DSM 6725 genome and encodes:
- the atpG gene encoding ATP synthase F1 subunit gamma, with protein sequence MANKTRWIKSRIRSVNETKKITRAMYLISASKVKRLRDRLDSTRPYFEKVNEFMKDLILHGIKTPHILFEGSYKEGKKKIGLIVISGDKGLCGGYNANVLRSTISLYENLAKEADVTFFPIGVVGRNFLVRHGYQVEEDFNYQTQSVSVKFARLISQKIVKKYYTGEVHEVYIIYTKLVSTIRQEVTVKKLLPLDKTEFGIEDDKSDEMIIYEPDPVSVLDIVIYEYIKGIIFGAMMDSYVSELAARMTAMDNATKSADEMIQKLILKLNRERQAVITQEISEIISGAAALK
- the atpA gene encoding F0F1 ATP synthase subunit alpha; its protein translation is MIDVTIRPDEIASIIKEQIKNYEKKIDTSDVGVVIMSGDGIARIHGLDNCMAGELLEFPNGVYGMALNLEEDNVGCVILGNDKEIKEGTIVKRTGRVVEVPVGEELLGRVVNALGQPIDGLGPINAKKFRPVERIAPGVIEREPVNTPLQTGIMAIDAMIPIGRGQRELIIGDRQTGKTAIAIDTIINQKDQGVYCIYVAIGQKASTVAQIVNTLKEYGAMDYTIVVSATASDSAPLQFLAPYAGCAMGEEFMESGKDALIIYDDLSKHAVAYRAMSLLLRRPPGREAYPGDVFYLHSRLLERAAKLNAQRGGGSLTALPIIETQAGDVSAYIPTNVISITDGQIYLESELFYAGVRPAINAGISVSRVGGKAQTKAMKKVAGRLRLDLAQYRELEAFAQFGSELDKSTRERLAQGQRIVETLKQPQYKPLPVWHQVVILYSAINGYLMDIEVSKVREFNEKLVQYISANYPQIFDSIKETKDLTPETEELLKKVIVEIKERFKSNK